A section of the Telopea speciosissima isolate NSW1024214 ecotype Mountain lineage chromosome 3, Tspe_v1, whole genome shotgun sequence genome encodes:
- the LOC122656736 gene encoding RHOMBOID-like protein 13, with product MGRPLFYEILEKPATSCMIAICTVIWFYVQKKNIGYAQLGLSYETAIEGNHWRIITSAFSHISVIHLVFNMSALWSLGVVEQVGHMGLGVEFYLHYTLVLVVLSGVLVLGAYHILIQKFKLEYFRRVTAVGYSCVVFGWMTILSVKQPSSKLELFGFLSLPISFAPFESLILTSIIVPQASFLGHLSGIIVGYSIGWGLINGMDNYWAISMLGWIVLAFVFSLKRSGAFDLSFIEIEPLTDPSLPSVLASGNGRTLQMSALPLEGAELV from the coding sequence ATGGGAAGGCCACTCTTCTATGAAATACTTGAAAAACCAGCAACAAGTTGTATGATAGCAATTTGTACCGTGATCTGGTTCTATGTACAGAAGAAAAATATTGGGTATGCGCAACTGGGTTTGAGTTATGAAACAGCTATTGAAGGGAATCATTGGAGGATAATAACTTCAGCATTCTCTCATATAAGTGTGATTCACCTGGTTTTCAACATGAGTGCCCTTTGGAGTCTTGGGGTGGTAGAGCAGGTGGGCCATATGGGTCTTGGGGTTGAGTTCTATCTCCATTATACTCTTGTCTTGGTAGTCTTATCAGGGGTTTTGGTCCTGGGGGCTTACCATATTTTGATCCAAAAGTTTAAGCTAGAGTATTTCCGAAGAGTGACAGCTGTTGGGTACTCGTGCGTTGTGTTTGGGTGGATGACTATCCTTTCTGTGAAGCAGCCTTCATCCAAATTGGAGCTGTTTGGGTTTCTCTCACTGCCTATCAGTTTTGCTCCATTTGAATCCCTTATTTTGACTTCAATAATTGTTCCCCAGGCAAGTTTTCTGGGACATTTATCAGGAATTATTGTTGGGTATTCTATTGGATGGGGTTTGATAAATGGGATGGACAATTACTGGGCTATTTCAATGCTTGGATGGATTGTACTGGCATTTGTCTTCAGTTTAAAGAGGTCTGGTGCTTTTGACTTGAGCTTTATCGAGATTGAACCTCTTACGGATCCTTCATTGCCCTCCGTTCTTGCATCAGGAAATGGTAGAACGCTACAGATGAGTGCACTACCACTGGAAGGTGCTGAACTTGTGTAG